In Methanobrevibacter oralis, the genomic window AATAAAATTAAATTTTTTTTAAGTAATTTAAATGTTTTTTCTGTTAATATAAGTTTAAATAGGGTTGATTTATCTATTAATAAAAATATTTTTTTGTTGATAATATGATTATTTTTGGTTTATAATAAATGTATTTTCGATCTTATGAATTAATTTAAAAAAAATTAAATGTGAGGTATATTAATAAATGATTAAAATAAATCGTAAACTAATAATCTTAACTTTACTTATACTTATAATATATATAAGTATAGCTAATGTTTCTGCTGATAGTAGTTTTAGTGATGTTCAAGATAAAATTGACACTGCTACTAGTGGTGATGATATTTATTTAGATAATACTACCTATGTTAGTAATGGTAATGCAATCACGATTGATAAGGATCTTAGAATTCATGGTGGTAGTGTTAGTAATCCTAATAAAAAATCTACTTTAGATGCAAAAAAAATAAGCGGTATATTCAAGGTTACAGATAGACAGAATGTCTCTTTTATTAATTTAATTCTAATTAATGGTAAAACAACTAGTGGTGTTGGTGGTGCAGTTAGTGCAATTGAGTTGAATAATAATCTTAAATTTATAAATTGTACTTTTGTGAATTCTTCAACTAATGATACTTTGCATCATGGTGGAGCCATATATGCTTCTAATGTTAGTGTTGTTAATTCTAGTTTTGTGAATTCTTCAGCTATTGGTTCTGGTGGAGCTATATGTGCTTCTAATGTTAGTGTTGTTAATTCTAGTTTTGTGAATTCTTTAGCTACTGGTTCTGGTGGAGCCATATCTGCTTCTAATGTTAGTGTTGTTAATTCTAGTTTTGTGAATTCTTTAGCTACTGGTTCTGGTGGAGCCATATCTGCTTTTAATGTTAGTGTTGTTAATTCTAGTTTTGTGAATTCTTCAGCTACTAGTTCTGGTGGAGCCATATCCATCCATACTAATAATGTTGCATGTAGTATTATTGTTGTTAATTCTAGTTTTGTTAATTCTTCTACTAATGGTTCTGGTTCTTCTGGTGGAGCTATAGAGGTTTCTCCTTTTGGTTATCCTAATGTTAATATTAAATATGTTAGTATTGTTAATTCTAGCTTTGTGAATTCTTCAGCTACTGGTTCTGGTGGAGCTATATATGTTAATAGTAATTACTATAGTGTTATTAGTTTTAATGTTAGTGTTGTTAATTCTAGTTTTGTGAATTCTTCAGCTACTGGTTCTGGTGGAGCTATATGTTTTAGTGCTTATTTCGGATCTAATAATTTAAGGGTTATTAATTCTAGTTTTGCGAATTCTTCAGCTGGTAATTTTGGTGGTGTGGCCAGTGGTGGAGCCATATATTCTAATTCTAAAGGTAATTTTAGTGTTGTTAATTCTAATTTTACAAACTCTTCTAATAAAATAGATTTATATAATACGGATATCACTAATATTAGTAATTCTATTTTTGTTTCTTGTAGATTTGCTATAATTCTTCAATATGTTAGTAGTAATGTTAGTGTTAGTGTTAGTGATTCTAGTTTTATTTCCTGTAACGGTGGTATTAATATTAATCATATTGCAGATAAGGGTAATGCTAGTGTTAGTGTTAGTGATTCTAGTTTTGTAAACTCTAGTAATGTTATAGGTATCTCAAAGAGTGATAATGGTAATGTTAATCTTAAGGTTATTAATTCTAATTTTACAAACTCTTCTGATGGGGTTATAACGATTGAGGGTCGTGGTAATAAGGAGAAAAATATTACTGGTATTGTTATTAATTCTCGTTTTGTGAATTCTTCATATACTGGTGATACTTCTTATGATAAAGGAACTATAGCTCTCATTGCAGTTGGTGGTAGTCAAAATACTAATATTTATGGAACTGTTATTAATTCTACTTTTATAAACTCTTCAGTTTATTATAATGTTCATTCCTATGGTGCTAGTGGAGGTGGAGCTATATGTTTTGTTACACATGATTCTCATAATAATAACAAAATTATTAAAGGTAATGTTATTAATTCTACTTTTATAAATTCTTCAGCCATGGCTTTTAGTAATCATTATCATTATAGTGTTCATGGTGGAGCTATATATATTACTGAAAATGGTAATGTTACAAATTGTACTTTTATAAATTCTTCAACTAATGGTACATCTCATACTGGTGGAGCAATATATATGCTTGGAGGTAACGTTTCTAATTCTCGTTTTGTTAATTCTTCATCTAGTTATGGTGGAGCTATAGAGATATTTAATGCAGGTATTGTTACAAATTGTACTTTTATTACTTCTTCAGCTACTGGTCATGGTGGAGCTATAAATATGGGGGTAGGTAATGTTACAAATTGTACTTTTATTAATTCTTCATCGGGTTATGGTGGAGCTATATATATAACTGGTGGTTGGCAGGATATTCATGTTGTTAATTGTAGTTTTGTGAACTCTTCAGCTACTGGTTCTGGTGGAGCTATAAATTTTGATTCTTATTATGGATCTAATACTTTATATGTTGTTAATTGTAGTTTTGTGAATTCTTCAGCTACTGGTCATGGTGGAGCCATATCCTCTAATATTAATCTTATTGTTAATGGCTCTAGCTTTTTAAACTCCAGTACTGATAATCAAAATGCTAATGGGGGAGCCATATATATGGGTGGGGATATTTCTTATGATCCACCTTATCTAACTGTTATCAACTCTATCTTTGTAAACTCTTACACTAAAGGTAATCTTTCTCTTGGTGGGACTATAAGTGCCATTATTGCTAATGTTACAAATTGTACTTTCGTAAATTCCTCAACTAAAGGAAAGTATTCTCCTGGAGGAACCATACATTCTGTTAGTGATCTTATTGTTAAGGATTCTAGCTTTTTAAATTCTTCCACTATTGCTAAATTTTCTCCTGGTGGAGCTATATGGGTTGAATCAGGTAATGTTAGCATTGATAATTCTAATTTTACAAAATCTTCAACTAATGGTAATCGTGCTAAAGGAGGAGCCATATATATCAATAAAGGCAGTCTTAGTGTTAATAGCTCTAATTTTATAAATTCATATACTAAAGGTACAGATTCTTCTGGTGGAGTCATATATGCTGCAAATACTGAGGTCATTATTAATGGCTCTAGCTTTGTAAACTCCTATTCTAAATCTAGTGGTGGGGTAATATATCATGCCGGTAGTACTAATAATGTTACTATTAAGGAATCTAGCTTTGTAAATTCTTCTACTACTGGCTTTATGTCTGGTGGTGGAGCTATATACATTAAAGAGGGTAATCTTAGCGTTGCCGATTCTAGTTTCAC contains:
- a CDS encoding beta strand repeat-containing protein produces the protein MIKINRKLIILTLLILIIYISIANVSADSSFSDVQDKIDTATSGDDIYLDNTTYVSNGNAITIDKDLRIHGGSVSNPNKKSTLDAKKISGIFKVTDRQNVSFINLILINGKTTSGVGGAVSAIELNNNLKFINCTFVNSSTNDTLHHGGAIYASNVSVVNSSFVNSSAIGSGGAICASNVSVVNSSFVNSLATGSGGAISASNVSVVNSSFVNSLATGSGGAISAFNVSVVNSSFVNSSATSSGGAISIHTNNVACSIIVVNSSFVNSSTNGSGSSGGAIEVSPFGYPNVNIKYVSIVNSSFVNSSATGSGGAIYVNSNYYSVISFNVSVVNSSFVNSSATGSGGAICFSAYFGSNNLRVINSSFANSSAGNFGGVASGGAIYSNSKGNFSVVNSNFTNSSNKIDLYNTDITNISNSIFVSCRFAIILQYVSSNVSVSVSDSSFISCNGGININHIADKGNASVSVSDSSFVNSSNVIGISKSDNGNVNLKVINSNFTNSSDGVITIEGRGNKEKNITGIVINSRFVNSSYTGDTSYDKGTIALIAVGGSQNTNIYGTVINSTFINSSVYYNVHSYGASGGGAICFVTHDSHNNNKIIKGNVINSTFINSSAMAFSNHYHYSVHGGAIYITENGNVTNCTFINSSTNGTSHTGGAIYMLGGNVSNSRFVNSSSSYGGAIEIFNAGIVTNCTFITSSATGHGGAINMGVGNVTNCTFINSSSGYGGAIYITGGWQDIHVVNCSFVNSSATGSGGAINFDSYYGSNTLYVVNCSFVNSSATGHGGAISSNINLIVNGSSFLNSSTDNQNANGGAIYMGGDISYDPPYLTVINSIFVNSYTKGNLSLGGTISAIIANVTNCTFVNSSTKGKYSPGGTIHSVSDLIVKDSSFLNSSTIAKFSPGGAIWVESGNVSIDNSNFTKSSTNGNRAKGGAIYINKGSLSVNSSNFINSYTKGTDSSGGVIYAANTEVIINGSSFVNSYSKSSGGVIYHAGSTNNVTIKESSFVNSSTTGFMSGGGAIYIKEGNLSVADSSFTNSSTNGVNSGGGAISSNVGIVSVINSNFTNSSARGKNSGGGAILSGKSISIIGSRFINSSTNGESSAGGSISAYSGNVTNCTFINSSTNAKYSVGGAISIINDFNVTGSEFINSSTKGDNSNGGAIFIEVGVVNVVNSNFTNSSTSGNHSDGGAIWIFSSHLNVKDSNFVNSSANGHGGVIFTDSADVVVNGSTFTNSSAKGNGGVICSPSYTNNRNIVVDDSTFTNSSTTGGLSSGGAIFVQSAVVNVTDSSFINSSTNGDNSNGGAIDVEVGSLNVKNSKFLNSYTNGVNSKGGAICSSDGNLNALISNSSFINSYTKANSSSGGAICISYGSLNVKGSNFTDSYTKGNSSSGGAIFVQSAVVNVDDSNFVNSSTNGTGSFGGAIHHNGNSNVTIKDSNFTNSSTKGTGSFGGAIFSSGGNFKVIDSNFINSSTDGTGSGGGAIYAASIGFIINGSSFLNSFTNGDSSSGGAIYTDDASINNSTFINSHTNGINSPGGVIACYAGSVIAKNSSFLNSSTEGKNSPGGVIYVYEGYVSVVGSNFTNSSTNNLNSPGGAIGTELGGVSVSDSNFQNSFTTGNLSSGGAIYSKGSLNVNGSSFVNSSTKGVNSHGGAICANNTNSAIINASSFINSSSSGSGGAIYINGSNVNVTNNKFTGSSANINGGVIYNNANIYLKNNTMENSNVVTPNGGKEIYNNKIVYVANLTYLDNTTVRISRGQTIELWATITDDMANTITGKNVTFIVNGINIGSAEAIEGFAKLNYYVNLNMGLYPVFGNYTGRGNKPIVLRNGTLEVVDVKFNVTKISDKTIANVGENLTYTIVVTNKGSSVANGVVVEELIPNGLTLINNSWDTSQWTKVGNTWKL